The DNA region AGGCCGGCCATGCCGAGCTCTCGGCCGACGCCGGACTGCTTGAACCCGCCCCACTCGGCCTGCGGCACATAGGGGTGGAAGTCGTTGATCCAGACAGTGCCGGCACGCAGCCCCGCGGCGATGCGGCGCGCGCGGTCGGCGTCGGAGGTCCACACCCCACCGGCCAGGCCGAAGATCGTGTCGTTGGCCAGGGCCAGCGCCTCTTCCTCGGTGCGGAACGTCTCGACGGTCAGCACCGGCCCGAAGGACTCGTCGCGCAGGACCGACATCCCGGCGGTGCAGCGGTCGAGCACCGTCGGCGGGAAGAAGTAGCCGGCGGCGTACTCCGGATCGGTGAGGCGGGCACCGCCGCAGCGGAGCACGGCTCCTTCGGCGACGCCGGCCTCGACGTACGCCGCCACCTTCTCCAGGTGCGGCAGGGAGATGAGCGGACCGGTCTCCGCCTTGTCGTCGAACGGGCCTCCGAGCCGGATGGCGGAGGCCCGCTCGACGAGGGCGTCGACGAACTCGTCGTGGATCGACTCCTCGACGAGGAGGCGAGCGCCGGCCGAGCAGACCTGCCCGGAGTGGAGGAAGACCGCGGTCAGCGCGTTGTCGAGGGCCGTCTCCCGGTCGGCGTCGGCGAAGACGATGTTGGGGTTCTTGCCGCCGAGCTCCAGCGCCACCTTCTTGACCGTGGCGGCCGCCGTGGCCATCAGGTGCTTGCCGGTCTCGAGGCCGCCGGTGAAGGAGAGCAGGTCGACCCGCGGGTCCTCCGCGAGCGGAGCCCCCGCGACCGGGCCGGCGCCGAGGACGAGGTTGCCCACGCCCGCCGGGAGCCCGGCCTCGGCGAGCAGCTTCATCAGGTGGATGGCCGTGTGCGGCGTCAGCTCGCTCGGCTTGAGGACGAAGGTGTTGCCCGCGGCGAGGGCCGGGGCGACCTTCCAGGCCGTCTGGAGGAGCGGGTAGTTCCACGGCGTGATGAGGG from Nocardioides luteus includes:
- a CDS encoding aldehyde dehydrogenase family protein, producing MSEIYIDGRWSPAQSGDQREIRCPADGAVVGTVAEAGAEDTRSAIAAARRAFDEGPWPRTPAAERGALLERVARLLERDKQLVARAESLDTGKRLVESEIDVDDVVAVFDHYARLAVEDHTRPVVTDRPEVESMIVHEPVGVCALITPWNYPLLQTAWKVAPALAAGNTFVLKPSELTPHTAIHLMKLLAEAGLPAGVGNLVLGAGPVAGAPLAEDPRVDLLSFTGGLETGKHLMATAAATVKKVALELGGKNPNIVFADADRETALDNALTAVFLHSGQVCSAGARLLVEESIHDEFVDALVERASAIRLGGPFDDKAETGPLISLPHLEKVAAYVEAGVAEGAVLRCGGARLTDPEYAAGYFFPPTVLDRCTAGMSVLRDESFGPVLTVETFRTEEEALALANDTIFGLAGGVWTSDADRARRIAAGLRAGTVWINDFHPYVPQAEWGGFKQSGVGRELGMAGLDEYRETKHVWHNTTPEPTRWFGA